A single region of the Chiroxiphia lanceolata isolate bChiLan1 chromosome 22, bChiLan1.pri, whole genome shotgun sequence genome encodes:
- the LOC116797615 gene encoding arylacetamide deacetylase-like 4: MISAMIAGKILQKVGICNDFTVLRVLLDGIPPWRDSKLLIKDLKVDEVPLRIYQPKNPPTGKRRGILYFHGGAGTFGSIRAFERICRYMAKKCNSVVVSVGYRLAPEHPYPGQYFDCLNATLYFMRNLEEYHVDPALIIVSGDSCGANFATVICQILLNSQDLPKVRAQVLLYPGLQGLDFQLPSYQQNASVPILYRKLVLYFCFRYLNKEPKFLNDILHNCHVCESVRCKYKKWVSADLVPDEFKIRGYVPPTPPSYKPEVYETIKEVLALTFSPLLAEDSVICQLPEAYIVTCEFDVLRDDGLLYKKRLEDNGVQVTWYHSESGFHGILAFFGYGIFSFFSGKKIVDNLVNYINSL, encoded by the exons ATGATTTCAGCCATGATCGCG GGAAAGATATTGCAGAAAGTGGGGATCTGCAATGATTTCACTGTATTGCGAGTACTGCTCGATGGAATACCCCCCTGGAGAGACTCCAAACTGCTTATCAAAGATCTCAAAGTAGATGAGGTACCCCTGAGGATTTATCAGCCCAAAAACCCACCCACTGGCAAAAGAAGAggaattctgtattttcacGGAGGCGCTGGCACATTTGGGAGCATTA GAGCCTTTGAAAGAATATGCCGCTATATGGCCAAAAAATGCAACTCAGTGGTTGTGTCTGTTGG GTACCGTTTGGCTCCGGAACACCCATACCCAGGGCAGTACTTTGACTGTCTCAATGCCACCTTGTACTTCATGAGGAATTTAGAAGAGTACCACGTGGATCCTGCTCTCATCATCGTTAGTGGGGACAGCTGTGGAGCTAATTTTGCTACTGTTATTTGCCAAATACTGCTGAATAGTCAAGATCTGCCAAAAGTACGTGCTCAGGTCTTGCTCTAcccggggctgcaggggctggatTTCCAGCTGCCCTCCTACCAGCAGAACGCTTCAGTGCCCATCTTGTATCGGAAGCTGGTTCTCTACTTCTGCTTTCGTTACCTTAACAAAGAACCCAAATTTTTGAACGATATCCTACACAACTGTCACGTTTGTGAGAGTGTGAGGTGCAAGTATAAAAAATGGGTGAGTGCTGACCTCGTTCCTGATGAATTTAAGATTAGAGGCTACGTACCCCCGACACCCCCGTCGTACAAACCTGAAGTCTACGAAACTATCAAGGAAGTTTTAGCACTGACATTTTCCCCACTTTTAGCTGAAGATTCTGTTATTTGCCAGCTCCCAGAGGCCTACATTGTGACCTGTGAGTTTGATGTGCTGAGGGATGATGGACTGCTATACAAGAAGAGACTAGAGGACAATGGTGTTCAAGTGACCTGGTATCACTCTGAGAGTGGCTTCCATGGAATTCTAGCCTTTTTTGGCTatgggattttttcctttttttctggaaaaaagatAGTGGATAATCTGGTGAATTATATAAACAGTTTATAG